The nucleotide sequence TTCTACCTCGCCGCCACCAAACTCGCCCAGACCAACCTGAGGAACCTCATCGGCGACCTGGCCCTCGACGAGAGCCTCACCTCGCGCGAGGCGATCAATACCAAACTGCGGCAGGTGCTCGACGACGCCACCGACAAGTGGGGCGCCCGCGTCTCCCGCGTCGAGCTTCAGCGGATCGAACCGCCCCGCGACGTGACCGAGGCCATGCACCGCCAGATGAAGGCCGAACGCGATCGCCGGGCCATGATCCTCGAAGCCGAAGGACGCAAGAAGTCAGCCGTCCTCCAGGCTGAAGGCCAGCGCCAAGCCGCCATCCTGGAGGCGGAAGGCAAGGCCGAGGCCATCCAGAAGATGGCCGACGCCGACAAGTACAAGCGGGTCACCGTCGCCCAGGGCGAAGCCGAGGCCACCGTCAACGTCTACCAGGCCATCCACAAGGGCAACCCCACCGCCGACCTGATCGCGGTCAAATACCTCGAGGCCCTCCAGGCAATCTCCAACGGCCGGGCGTCAAAGGTCTTCCTGCCTTACGAGGCCTCGGGCATCCTCGGCAGCATCGCAGGAATCAGCGAACTGCTCAAGGAAAAGACCGCCGGCGACGGTCACGCCGCACAGACGCCAAAGGCCGGCTAAACGCAGTCCGACATGCGCGTCAAAAGAGGCGTCGCCCGGATGGGGCGACGCCTCTTGTTCTTTGAAGGGACTATCCCGCTTTGACCATCCGCAGCAGACCGCCCGCGCCCAGAATCTTCCGCTGGCGGTCGGAGAGGTCCAGCTTCGCCTGGAACTCGGTCTTCTTCGTGGCGTTCCTGACCGTGACCGTCTCAGCGGCGCTTCGCACCGCGTCCATCAGACCGGGAATTTCAAGCCGGTCGCCCTGGTCGACCGCCTCATAGTCGGCGGGGTCGGCGAACGTCATCGGCACGATTGCGAAGTTGATCAGGTTGGCGAAGTGAATGCGCTCGATGCTCTTGGCGAGTACCGCCTTGACGCCCAGGTACATCGGGCACAACGCTGCGTGCTCGCGCGACGAGCCCTGGCCGTAGCTGTCCGCCGCCACGATCACGCCGTGTCCGCCTTCCCCCTTGAGGGCCAGCGCCCGGTCGGCGAAGCTCGGCTGGCCGTCCTCGTTGAGCGGGTTGAACACGTACTTGGCGTATTCGGGCACGTTGGACCGGTACTTGAGCAGCGCCCCGGCGGGCATGATGATGTCCGTGCTGATCTTGTCGCCCACCTTGATGACGACGCAGCCCTTCAAATCGCTCGGGGGAACCTCGCTCAGCGGCGGCGGCACGATGGTCGGTCCGCGGAACACGTCCGCCGACCCCGCCTCGGCCTCCGGCAGCGGCGGCTGAAGCATGTTGTCGTTGACCGCGAAGCGCTTGGGCCACTCGACTCGCGGATACTCGATCCCGAACTTCTCGCCCAGGTCGCGCGGGTCGGTGAACTCGCCGGTGATCGCCGCCGCGATGCACGTCTCGGGGCTGGCCAGATAGACGCGGTCGCCCTTGGTGCCGCTGCGGCCGGGAAAGTTGCGGTTGAAGCTGCGCACCGACACCGTGCCCTGGGCCGGCGAATAGCCCAGCCCGATGCACGGCCCGCACGCGCTCTCCAGTATCCTCGCGCCGGCCGCGACAAAACTCCGCAGCCCGCCCGCCGCGTCGATCATTTCGAGCACCTGTTTCGAACCGGGGGCCACCGCGAACTCCACCTGCTCGTGGACCGTCCGGCCCTCAAGTGCCTTCGCGCAGAGCATCAGATCCTGATAGCTGGAGTTGGTGCACGAGCCGACCACCACCTGTCCGACCGGCTGGCCCGCCAGCTCCGAGACCGGCACGATGCTGTCCGGCGAACTGGGCGCGGCGGTCAGCGGCTCGAGCTGCGAGAGGTCGATGTCGATCACTTGGTCGTACGCCGCGTCGCGGTCGGCCGCCATCGCCCGCCAGGCCTCGCCGCGTCCCTGCGCCTCGAGGAACTGCCGGGTCGTCTCGTCGCTGGGAAAGATGCTGCACGTCACGCCCAGTTCGGCGCCCATGTTGGTGCACGTCGCCCGCGCCGGCACCGACAGCGACTCGGCGCCCTCGCCGAAGTACTCGACCACCGCGCCGACGTTGCCGCGGGTGGTCAGGATCGAGAGCAGCTTGAGGATGATGTCCTTGGCTGAGACCCACGGCCGAAGTTCGCCGGTCAGGTTCACGCCGATCACCTTGGGGCAGGTCAGGTAGAACGCGCCGCCCGCCATGGCCACCGCCACGTCGAGTCCGCCCGCTCCGATGGCGATCATGCCGACGCCGCCGCCGGTGGGCGTGTGGCTGTCGGATCCGATCATGGTCGCGCCCGGACGGCTGAAGCGTTCGAGGTTCACCTGGTGGCAGATGCCGTTGCCCGGCCGCGAGTGCCACGCCCCGATCTTCCGCGCGATCGACTGAAGGTAGAGATGGTCGTTATGGTTCTCCGGGCCGAATTGGGCCATGTTGTGATCGACGTAGCTGACCGCCAGCGGCACGCGGACGCGGTCCAGGCCGATCGACTCGAAGAGCAGATAGCACGTGGTCCCGGTGGCGTCCTGGGTCAGGGTCTGGTCGATCCGGATGCCGATCTCGCGGCCGGTCTCGAGCCGCCCGTCCACCAGGTGCTCCTTGAGGATTTTGTGCGTCAGTGAAAGTCCCATGGGTTCTCCTTGATCTTCCATCAGAGGCCAGACCATAAAGGCTATGATGGCCGCCCCGCGCAGTCAAGGAGTATTGCGGATTCGCTTCGCTTAAGGACCAGCAGGAGCACGCGGACCTGTCCCTCCGCCGCCCTCGGCGGAGTCTTCCTCTCTACCCGCCCAACGCGTAGATCCGGTTGGTCGCGGGCAGGCTGACGATCTTGGAGTAGTGGTGCACCCGGCAGGTGCAGGCGGCGGTGCCGATCGTGGTTGGGGCCTCGATCACGAAGTCGGTGAAATCGGGCGCGTTGAACGCGAGGAATGCCAGATGGATGCACTCGGCCAGGCGTTCCGAACGCTCCGAGAGGTCCGCGAAGGCCACCGGGCCGATATCGACCTGGT is from Phycisphaerae bacterium and encodes:
- a CDS encoding SPFH/Band 7/PHB domain protein, with amino-acid sequence MLIFIIIVGIVVIITAALGIRIVRPYEKGLIERLGRYQRTADSGLTIIIPYLESMVKVDMREQVVDVPPQAVITKDNVAVEVDAVVYYEVTDPVKVTYNVSDFYLAATKLAQTNLRNLIGDLALDESLTSREAINTKLRQVLDDATDKWGARVSRVELQRIEPPRDVTEAMHRQMKAERDRRAMILEAEGRKKSAVLQAEGQRQAAILEAEGKAEAIQKMADADKYKRVTVAQGEAEATVNVYQAIHKGNPTADLIAVKYLEALQAISNGRASKVFLPYEASGILGSIAGISELLKEKTAGDGHAAQTPKAG
- a CDS encoding aconitate hydratase, which translates into the protein MGLSLTHKILKEHLVDGRLETGREIGIRIDQTLTQDATGTTCYLLFESIGLDRVRVPLAVSYVDHNMAQFGPENHNDHLYLQSIARKIGAWHSRPGNGICHQVNLERFSRPGATMIGSDSHTPTGGGVGMIAIGAGGLDVAVAMAGGAFYLTCPKVIGVNLTGELRPWVSAKDIILKLLSILTTRGNVGAVVEYFGEGAESLSVPARATCTNMGAELGVTCSIFPSDETTRQFLEAQGRGEAWRAMAADRDAAYDQVIDIDLSQLEPLTAAPSSPDSIVPVSELAGQPVGQVVVGSCTNSSYQDLMLCAKALEGRTVHEQVEFAVAPGSKQVLEMIDAAGGLRSFVAAGARILESACGPCIGLGYSPAQGTVSVRSFNRNFPGRSGTKGDRVYLASPETCIAAAITGEFTDPRDLGEKFGIEYPRVEWPKRFAVNDNMLQPPLPEAEAGSADVFRGPTIVPPPLSEVPPSDLKGCVVIKVGDKISTDIIMPAGALLKYRSNVPEYAKYVFNPLNEDGQPSFADRALALKGEGGHGVIVAADSYGQGSSREHAALCPMYLGVKAVLAKSIERIHFANLINFAIVPMTFADPADYEAVDQGDRLEIPGLMDAVRSAAETVTVRNATKKTEFQAKLDLSDRQRKILGAGGLLRMVKAG